A genomic window from Rhodococcus sp. KBS0724 includes:
- a CDS encoding SAF domain-containing protein has product MRQPFLSGLFRAHSRSQGRPGSQNFGDVDLTPSVVDRLVEITKPNRARGATVRKIAALTLAGLGIALLFRGDPATDIVRVVTAARDVAPGQLVTVDDLGISEFPADHLPDGTLTEVGDVVGSTVAGPVRRGEIVTDVRVLGSRLARESTGTDDARIVPVRLADAAVSDIVRSGDIVDVLTVGPDTPNEQTNDSNPTILASDAVVVLVTAAESTRNQREQVIMLALPTEAATRVAAASLVSAITVTFK; this is encoded by the coding sequence ATGCGACAACCATTCCTGTCAGGGCTGTTCCGAGCGCACTCTCGGAGTCAGGGTCGACCCGGATCACAGAATTTCGGTGACGTCGATCTCACGCCCAGCGTCGTCGACCGGTTGGTTGAGATCACCAAACCGAACCGTGCGCGCGGCGCGACAGTTCGAAAAATCGCTGCCCTCACTCTTGCCGGGCTCGGAATAGCACTGCTGTTTCGCGGCGATCCCGCCACCGATATCGTTCGCGTTGTCACTGCCGCCCGCGATGTTGCTCCGGGACAACTTGTCACCGTCGACGATCTCGGAATCAGTGAGTTCCCGGCCGACCACCTCCCCGACGGAACGCTCACCGAGGTCGGTGACGTGGTGGGCAGTACCGTCGCCGGGCCTGTTCGCCGCGGAGAAATCGTCACCGATGTCCGGGTTCTCGGCTCGCGCCTGGCCCGTGAGTCCACGGGAACCGACGACGCTCGAATTGTCCCGGTCCGGCTCGCCGATGCCGCTGTTTCGGACATTGTCCGTAGCGGAGACATTGTCGACGTGCTCACAGTTGGGCCCGACACTCCGAACGAGCAGACAAACGACAGCAACCCCACGATTCTTGCGTCCGACGCCGTCGTGGTCCTGGTCACTGCTGCAGAAAGTACACGTAACCAGCGAGAACAGGTGATCATGCTGGCGTTGCCCACCGAGGCTGCGACCCGCGTCGCGGCCGCATCGCTCGTCAGCGCAATCACGGTGACGTTCAAGTGA
- a CDS encoding FmdB family zinc ribbon protein, with protein MPTYSYACTECDNRFDIVQSFSEDSLTVCPACSGKLRKLFNSVGIVFKGSGFYRTDSRGGSGTASEPAKSDSAPAAKSESSTKSESSSSSTSTPAPAKAAAS; from the coding sequence GTGCCTACCTACTCATACGCATGTACGGAATGTGACAACCGTTTCGACATCGTCCAGTCGTTCAGCGAAGATTCGCTGACGGTCTGCCCAGCCTGCTCCGGCAAGCTCCGCAAGCTGTTCAACTCGGTGGGCATCGTGTTCAAGGGCAGCGGTTTCTACCGCACCGACAGCCGAGGTGGCTCCGGCACGGCCAGCGAACCCGCCAAGAGCGATTCCGCTCCGGCCGCAAAGTCCGAGTCGTCGACCAAGTCCGAGTCTTCCTCGTCGTCGACCAGCACTCCGGCTCCTGCAAAGGCTGCCGCCAGCTAG
- a CDS encoding 5-formyltetrahydrofolate cyclo-ligase produces MEPREKAQWRQSVLTERGAISEQTRSTESSALTAHSIDLTIPGTTVCAYVPTRTEPGTTDLLDALAAVVDRVLLPITGTPGPLSWVEYTGVDALRPAAYGLREPVGPVLPPETVALAHTIFVPALAVDLHGTRLGRGAGYYDRTLGLASPTARLVAVVRDSELVERLPADPHDIPMGWALTPTAGWTRLGR; encoded by the coding sequence GTGGAACCTCGAGAAAAAGCGCAATGGCGACAATCAGTGCTGACCGAGCGGGGTGCGATATCCGAGCAAACTCGGAGCACCGAATCATCGGCTCTCACCGCGCACTCGATCGATCTGACAATCCCGGGGACGACTGTGTGCGCCTACGTTCCTACCCGAACCGAACCCGGAACCACTGACCTGCTGGACGCACTGGCAGCCGTCGTAGATCGCGTTCTCCTGCCGATCACCGGCACACCCGGTCCCCTGTCCTGGGTCGAATACACGGGCGTCGACGCACTTCGCCCCGCTGCGTACGGGTTACGCGAACCCGTCGGACCCGTGCTGCCACCGGAAACCGTTGCGCTCGCCCACACAATTTTTGTCCCGGCTCTCGCGGTGGATCTGCACGGCACTCGGTTGGGACGCGGCGCCGGGTACTACGACCGCACGCTGGGGTTGGCGTCGCCGACTGCCAGGCTCGTCGCGGTAGTTCGCGACTCCGAACTCGTGGAACGGCTCCCCGCAGACCCGCACGACATTCCGATGGGCTGGGCTCTGACCCCGACTGCGGGTTGGACCCGACTGGGCCGATGA
- a CDS encoding UTP--glucose-1-phosphate uridylyltransferase encodes MTDVVASNKKAFRTAVVPAAGLGTRFLPATKTVPKELLPVVDTPGIELVAGEAADSGAERLVIVTSPGKDGVVAHFVEDLVLESKLEASGKLALLAKVRKAPGLLEVDSVIQDQPLGLGHAVGCAEAVLDDDEDAIAVLLPDDLVLPRGVLETMAKVRAKRGGSVLCAIDVPKDKVSAYGVFDVEIVPDATNPDVLKVIGMVEKPSMEDAPSTFAAAGRYLLDRAIFDALRRIKPGAGGELQLTDAIALLISEGHPVHVVVHRGTRHDLGNPGGYLRAAVDFALDMDDYGPSLREWLIARLER; translated from the coding sequence ATGACAGACGTGGTCGCTAGCAACAAGAAGGCCTTTCGCACGGCCGTGGTTCCTGCTGCAGGATTGGGCACCCGCTTCCTGCCGGCCACCAAGACTGTTCCCAAGGAATTGCTGCCGGTCGTCGACACACCGGGCATCGAACTGGTTGCCGGTGAGGCCGCCGATTCGGGCGCTGAGCGACTGGTCATCGTGACTTCGCCGGGCAAAGACGGCGTTGTTGCCCATTTTGTCGAGGACCTCGTCCTTGAAAGCAAGCTGGAGGCGAGTGGAAAGCTCGCTCTCCTGGCCAAGGTGCGTAAGGCGCCAGGGCTCCTCGAAGTCGACTCCGTGATCCAGGATCAGCCGCTCGGACTGGGACACGCGGTCGGTTGCGCCGAAGCTGTCCTCGACGACGACGAAGATGCGATCGCAGTTCTGCTGCCCGACGATCTCGTGTTGCCCAGAGGTGTGCTCGAAACTATGGCCAAGGTGCGCGCCAAGCGCGGCGGTTCGGTTTTGTGCGCCATCGACGTTCCCAAGGACAAAGTCAGCGCGTACGGCGTCTTCGACGTCGAGATCGTGCCGGACGCCACCAACCCCGACGTCCTCAAGGTCATCGGAATGGTCGAGAAGCCGTCGATGGAAGATGCGCCGTCCACGTTTGCTGCCGCAGGTCGATACCTGCTCGATCGCGCCATTTTCGACGCACTGCGACGCATCAAGCCCGGAGCCGGTGGTGAGTTGCAGCTGACCGATGCCATCGCGCTTCTCATCTCCGAAGGCCATCCCGTGCACGTCGTCGTTCACCGCGGTACTCGACACGACCTCGGAAATCCCGGCGGTTACCTCCGCGCTGCGGTTGACTTCGCACTGGACATGGATGACTACGGCCCGTCGTTGCGAGAGTGGTTGATCGCTCGTCTCGAACGATAA